The genomic stretch ATATCTTCTCATTAATATACCCTTTGCTATTCTTTATGCCATCATAGGATGGAATCTTGTTTTTTAAAATACATAACACTATGAAAAAAATACGCGTTCAGTTTCTGCTTTTTGTGTACAATAAAACTCAAAAACTCTACAGGAAATACTTTAAAAAGAAAAAAAGACAATGGCAGTTCAATGAAAAACAGCTGCTGGAATTTAAAGAAGACTCACTGGGAAGAAAATTAGGTGAATTCTACCATCAACACGGGTTTTCGATGATTCCCAAAATGGAAAACCACGATGTTCACCATCTGATTACCGGTTGCGGAACCAACTTTGAGGATGAAATTGCCATGCAATACCTTCTGTTGGGCAACGGAAAACTCAATGCTCATCTTTTGGCGGCTATCATACTGGGAACCCTTATCCTTCCGGAATATATGAAAATTTACCTTAAGGCATATCGGAAAGGTCAGAATATGAGAGCGTTTTATGAATGGGATTTCGAAGAGTTGTTGTGGCAGAACTTTGAACATCTGAAAGACTTTATCCAACAGAAGAATACTGTTGTTCTACATTAAAACTATTGAAATGGAAAATATAAAGTTCAGTGTAATTGGGGAATATACGTTTCTTATTTCTTTTGGATTGGGAACATTTCTGTTCATATTATTTTTTATTACTAAAAATGACTTTTTGCTGGTTTACGGGTTTATGTATGCCATCTTTGCCATACTTGTGAATGTCATAGTACTTGTATATGAACTGCTTGTATTCCTCATGGATGTTTCCGAAAGAAAAGACTCAGGGAACTCTGTTCTCCTTTTATTAGCCAATATTCCCATTGCAACATTATATATTCTGGTCATTTGCAATTTTTTATAACTCAACTTTTAAACTTTAGACCTTATGAAAACACATCACTATATATTTCTCACGACAGCCCTGTTTGTTATTCTATTCTACGATCAGGGTATGGGGCTGAATCTTGGAATCCTTGGAATTCTATACGCTATTCTGAATTTTTTCAAAACACCAGAAAAAAACAAAACCAGAACAGTTTATCTCCTGACGGGCACAAGTATCCTTTCGGGGATTGCATTTGCTTGGTATGGAGATTTTCCATCTTTTCTCGCAATAGCAAGTTCACTTCTTTTGCTGGCTTATAAATCAAGGAACAGGAAAATGAAGATCCTTTTTCTGATTCCTGTTTTTATAACCAATTGCTGTACCTCAATTTGTAGAATCTTTATGCTTGATAAATGGCTCCCTCAAAGAAATGTTCCGGGAATGTGGCAGAAAATTATGGCCTTTGTTCTCATTCCGCTAGTCCTTTTATCCGTTTTCTTTGGAATTTATGCAGCTGGAAGTGACCATTTTGCCGCTCTTTTTACAGACTATGAATTGGATATCAATCTTTGGCAAGTCTTCTGTCTGTCCGTTTTAGGATTCTTTATTGCTTTCAATTACTGGAATTTTGCCGTAGAAAAAATGATTTATAAAAACCATCACTTTTTGGATAATGATTTTCAAAAAAATGCCCAGAAACCTAAAGCAACTTATTCGTTCCTTGATCTGGAAGCAGAAAGAATGAGTGGGATAGTATCCTTTTTCTGTCTGAATATTTTGCTGATCTTTTTCATTGTCACTTACAATTACGAACAGTTTTATGAAGTTTCAAAAACACCCGTTCAACTTTCGGAAGAAACCCATGAGCGTGTTAATGCAGTGATTATGTCTATTGTAATGGCTATTCTGGTCATCATGTTTTATTTTAAATCCGGGTTCAATTTTGATCCTAAAGCAAAATGGCTGAAAATTTTGGCTAAAGTCTGGATTGTTTTAAATGCAGTACTTATCCTTTCTGCAGCAGCAAAAAATTATGAATATATCATCAACTATGCTTTTACCTACAAAAGATTGGGTGTTTTTGCTTTCCTTTTTTTATCTCTGGTAGGACTTAGTTTAACCTTTATAAAAATTCAAAGACAAAAAAGAAATATATTCCTGTTCAATACCATGGCATGGTACTTTTATGGAACCATTTTGATATGCAGTTATATCAACTGGGGTGGCTTTATAACCTCACAGAATATAACCCGCAAGAATTTTGATTTGAATTATCATTGGGCATCAGTTAATTTCAACTATGAAAGTTTGATAAAATATGCAGATGAAAAGAACAATCAAAAACTTAAAAAAGATGTTCTGAATACGATTAAGACAGAAAAATCCAAGTCTTTCCTTTCAAAGATCATCTATTATCAAACTATTAAATAGCCGTTAAAAAGAGTTGGAACAATTTTAGCATTTAAAAAGGACTGATTAACCAGGATTGTGTTGAAATGGAAAATGATGGCATATTTCAAAACATGTTTACGTATTGGCAATATCCACTATAGTATAAATTTGGAAGTATGGAAAACTAGATTAAATTTTCACCTTCCAGCTTCCACCTTTCCTCATCCTCAAAATTAATTATTATGAAAAAAAGCTTATTGTTAATTCCATTGATTATTATTTCATGTAAAAAAGATCCTGCTGTGGCAGATGTACCTCAAAAGGATTCAACTATTGTAACGGAAATGCCTGACTCTGTCTATAAAGCAGATTCTGTAGCGTTGAAAAAGAAAGATTCAATTATTAACAATGCTCCTGCTACTAAGGAAGTCTTACGTAAAGGTGTGATGAGAAATGAAAAAGAAGGGCAGATTATAAGAACAGCAGATGCCTCCCAACTTCCTTTCACATTGGGGGAAGAATTCAAAGATGAAGATCAGGAACTGGTTTTAAAACTGACTCATTTTGAACAGTCCAATATCAAAGCAAAGATTTCAACCAAAGAAAAAGACTTTAATATCAGGTTTAATCAGATAAGACTTCCCAATGGAAATTATGATGGCCCTTTCGGAAGAGAGATGACCTATGAAATTTCGGAAAAAGGAGAAGTATGGCTGATTATTGGAAAAAGTAATATGGCATCCGGGAATACAAAAGGGCATTTTACAGTAAGTATTGAATAGCATCCATCAATTTGGTACAGTTTCTGCAAATTAATTACATAAGTTTAAATTTAAAAATTATGAAAAATATAGTTCTAACAGCAATGGCCGCTTCAGCTGTACTTGTAAGTTGCGGAACCGTACAGTCGCTTGTTCAGAATACATTTCCGTATACAACGAATGTTTTAGTTTCCACGGGAGTACCTGCTGATAAAGAAGTTTCTTCAACAGCAACAGCAACTAATGTACAAACATGGTTCGGAGGAAATAACAATGCCCTGATAAAAGATGTAAGAATCTCTGACGCAAAAATTTCAGTAGCATCTCCTTCAGGAGGAAATCTGAGCGCATTTAAAACGATCAAAATATATGTTTCATCCAGCGGAACAGGGGAAAGGCTGATAGCATCCCGATCTAATATATCTACCAATTCTTCCAGTATGAATCTGGATCTGAATGACACCGGATTTCTGGATAATATTGTGAAGAGTTCAGGACTTACGGTAAGAACTGTGTATGAATTGAAGAACCAGACTTCTTCAGACATGAATATAAAAGTAGCCCTTAATTTCAGCAGTGTCCCTGCGAAATAATTGTTATAAAGACCATTTTTAAATAAAAACCCACCTTACAGCATTTCTGGAAGGTGGGTTTTTATTATGCCTGGTAAGTCTTTAATTCTTGTAAATATCGAATTGAAAGACTGAACGTTCCCGTCCTGGTGGGGAGGCAAATCAAAAATCTGATCTGACGGTTAAAGTTTGGTGAATTTTTCTACAACCCGTCTTGATCCTTCATTGATATTAATGATATACTGTCCGACAGAAAGGTCAGAAATATTAATTTTTTCACCTGAGGAAACCGTACTTTTTATCACTGATCTTCCATACATATTGACAATTTCAATGTACAGCTTCTTGTCATCATTACTTTGAATAGCGATATAGCTGCTGGATGGATTAGGATAGATTTTTACTTCCAGAGCAGGTAAAGCTTTGGCAGTAGAAACAGATTTGCCTTCCAATTGTAAAATTGCATTTCTTACATTCGGTAACGGACCTATTTTTTTATTGATATCAGTACCTCCCTGCGGAATTCCGGTGGAAACCAAAAGATTTCTCATAGCAGCCGGACTTAAGTTCTGACCGGTAGTCTGGCGGTAAAAAGACTGGATCAGTACTGCTGCAGACGCTACAGTAGGTGTCGCAGAGCTTGTTCCGCTGAAATAATTGTAAGTCCTGTTATTGTCATTGTCATACTTTGCATACGATCCATATCCTGCAGCCAGAACACTGCTTCCCCAGCCCTGTACATCCACTCTGCTTCCATAAGTGCTGAAGCTCTGTTTTGAATGGGTAGTATTAGGGGTTCCGGCACCAACAATGATCGCACCGCTGTTTCCTCTTGCTCTGTAGGTGGCATAAAAAGGATCATCAAGATCCTGATTTCCGTTTCCTGCGGCCGCAATGATGATAATTCCTGAATCGGTGGCTGCTTTTGTAAGGTCCCAGATCACACTATCATACTCAGCAGGGCAGTACTGACCGTCCTTTCCTCCAGTCTGCATTTCATATAAGATAATGTCTCCGGACTGGGAAGCATTGATGGATCTGCTTACTGCTGATGCTCTGTTGTATCCAACAGTAGTCCATTCCATATATCCCTTGATTTCTGCGGCATTATAAACAGCACCTGTAAGGCCGATATTATCTTTTACAGATCCTAAAATACTTACTACAGCTGTTCCATGATCCCGGTAGTTATTGTTTGCTAATCCGGAGTTAGGTAAATAGCCTGGTTCTAATTGAATAGAATTCTGATTAGATAACATTTCGTGAGTTTTGTAGAAGCCATATTCTACATCTCGGATACGAATATTTTGTCCTGTAATTCCTCTCGACCAGGCGTATTTTGCATTGATGCCCGGATTATCATTCAGATAAGTCTGAACGCTTTCCAGATCCGGAGTTGCTATAAACATATTAACCAAAGGGGGTTCAACCGGTGTACTGCTCATCACAGATACATATTCTATTTCAGGGAATTTTTCAAGCATTTGAGTGAGCCTTTGAAAAGCATCACCATTTTGAACAGGAACATTAGCTCTGAATATTCTTTTCAGCTTTTGAACAGATTCACCTGAATTACCATTCTGTCTGCTGCTGGCCATCATTTCGTTGATTTTTTCATCGCTGAAGCCCAGATCATAAGTAAATGATATTCCATTTTCCCTGACAAATCTTTCCAATTCCGGGTTTTTACTGAGTGCATCTTTTTCTGAAGTGACACTTTTTGAAAAGCAAACATAGATTAGATCGTTTTGTGGAGCACTGCGCTCTGAAGGAGTTTGTCCAAATGAAAGAAAGAAACAGAACACCAATAGTGTAAGGGGATTGATTTTTGTTTTCATACTGTTTTTATTAAATGGTTGTGAATTGGTTTGGATAATTTCAAAAATAGTAATAAAATGAAAACAAATCACGTTTTTGTGAATTTATTTTTCAATCAAGCTCTTTTGACTTTATATAAAGGATTTGTAACTCTTTTTATAAAAAATCCCTCTCAGTTTGCTGAAAAGGATTTTTTGTTTTTAGATAGAATAATGATCTACTATCACTAATATTCAGGCTGTTTTTCATTAATTTTATGATAGACAGTCAGTTTTTTATTCATGATTTTATCTTCAATTCCAATGCTGTCTTTATTAGCATTAACGAGCTTTGCTCCCTGAATAGGTTCTTTTTGTTCATCACTTTGGATATCAATTGAAGGGCATTTAAAACCATTAAAATATATGTTTCATCCAGCGGAACAGGAGAGAGGCTGACAGCATCCCGTTCTAACATCTCTATCAATTCATCTAGTATGAGCCTGGATCTGAATGATACAGAATTCCTGGATAGCATTGTAAAAAGCTCAGGGCTTACCATAAGAACGGTGTATGAGTTGAAGAACCAGACTTCTTCAGACATGAATAGTAAAGTAGCCCTTAATTTCAGCAGCGTTCCTGCGAAATAATTGTTCTAAAAAGATATTGAAAAAACGTCTTTCACCTCAGCTGAAAGACGTTTTTAATTTTAATCAATATATTTCAATTGAAGCAGTATTCTTCTAATGTGCCCGGTAATGAATTGATTATTATTGGTAAGCCAGATAATGGATATGTTTTTCTCAGGAATCATCAGCAAATGAGATTTAAAACCGCCCTGATCCCCTGCATGTTCTATTACTTTGACATGTTCCTCTGTTTTTATACCTGAATAAAAACCATTGTGAACAAACCATGTCCCGGTATGATCTGCTGCTTTCTCACTACTCCAGTTTATAGGATGATAGACTGTTTCAGATTCTTTAATAATGGCACAGCTTGTAAATTTACACTCCTGAATTGCTGAAATGTATTTTTTTAAATCCTCAACAGAGCTCCATACTCCTCCGTTACCAGCAGCTGCAAATGTCGGATACTCACCATAATCATATTCCTGATATACTTTATCTCTAAGGATATAGCCGTGAGCTACATTTTTATCAGGGAAATTACCATCCGTTATTGTGCTGCTATTCATTCCGGAAGGCTTGAATATATTTTCTGCAATAAAATGCTGCCATTTCATATAGCTTGCTTTTTCAATAACCAATGCTAATCCGTTATAAGCAGGATTGGAATAATTAAATTTACTTCCTGGTTCAAACTCTAAGGAGTCAGTCTGTTTTAAAGGGCTGAAATTTTCTTCATCTTTTGCCGTAAGATAATAAATACTATCTTTTTCAACATGTCTAAGATCTGGAAGACCTGAAGTATGTGTAAGAAGATGATGGAGCTTAACGGCATTCGCTATTTTTTTAACTTTAAAATCCGGAAAAAATTTCAAAAGATTGTCATTGACGGAAAGTTTATTTCTTTTTTGGAGTATTAAAATGCCGTAAGAAACAAAGGTCTTGGAAATAGAGCCTAGGTTTGAAACCGTTTTGGTTGTAAACTTTTCCTTTGTTTTAAGGTCTGCAAGACCAAATGAGTTTTCATATAGCGTTTTACCACCCTGCTGGATCAATATACTGCCTCCAGGTCCGTTTGCATTAAAAATATTTGAAAAAGCAGAGTCCAGTTTTGTCTTTAAAAGTTCATCACGGCTTTGGCCAAGACAAAATCCTGTACTAAAGAAGAATAAGAATAAAAATTTTAACGTACGGTTTGAGGAAAAAAATATTGTTCTGGGGATAATTTTTGTTTTCATTTCTCTTAGGTATTAGTACTGCTTACGATCAGGTAGATTCCCAATCCTAAAATCTAATTCTTTAGTGTGCTAATTATCAGTTTTTTGTAATCGAATCCATCACAATGGTTACAGGCCCGTCATTGATTAATGAAACTTTCATATCTGCTCCGAAAATACCGCTTTCAGTTTTCAATCTGGATTTTGCTATTTCTTCTTTAAAATAATCAAATAAGGGTACTGCTTTATCAGGTTTGGCAGCCTTAATGAAAGAAGGGCGATTACCTTTTTTATAATCTGCAATCAACGTAAATTGACTGATGCACAGTATCTCTCCGGAAATATCCTTTACAGAAAGATTGAGTTTGTCATCATCATCACTAAAAATTCTTAGATTCAATATTTTCTGTACCAGCCAATCTGCATCTGCTTTTTCATCATTCTCTTCAATACCTACCAGCAGCATTAATCCTTTTCCTATTTCCCCTACGATCTTTCCTTCTACTTTTACACTGGCTTCAGAGACTCTTTGTATAACGATCTTCATGTTGATTCTAATAGTAAATATTTAAAATTTTGCTTGCAGGGTCATAATTATACGTTGTATAGGTTTTAGGAGGAAGAGAGGTTTTTGCTCCGTCCAGTGGCTGGCCTGTTCTTAGTATCCATTTCGTACCATCTTTTGGACATACAATTGCAATATTATCTTTTACCTCAAGAGTGGTATCATTATCAGGACATAGATGAGGAGCATTCCGATCATAGATTTTGAATGAGTTTCCAACGCGGACAATAATTAATCCTCTGGTTCCGGATTGCTGTTCATTAACATAAATCCAACCGTCATCATAATTTAAATTGTTATATGCAGGAAGGTTTAAATTTAAAGTAACATTGATTGGATTACTTGGAAAACAGTTCACCGTATCTTCTCTGCTTCCACATGAGTTTATGGATAAATTACTGAAAATCAATAAAATGAAAATAGATAATATCGAAAAAGTTTTTTTCATTTCAATTTAAATTTTTATATATTTGTAAAAATTAAACGATTATAACACGTAAAACATTGTCCGGCAAATGTCGGATTATTTTTTTATACTAAAACTAAATTTTGAAAATTATGGCAAGCTATGTAACAAAGGAGGGCCTTGAGAAAATGAAAGCTGAGCTGGAACAGTTGGAAACTGTGGAAAGACCAAAGATTACTCAGCAGATCGCAGAAGCTAGAGACAAAGGTGATTTGTCTGAAAATGCAGAATATGATGCGGCTAAAGAGGCTCAGGGAATGCTTGAAATGAGAATTTCTAAGCTGAAAGACGTTATCTCAACTTCTAAAATTATAGACGAAAGCCAATTAGATACTTCAAAAGTTTCTATCTTAACTACAGTGAAGCTTAAGAATAATGCAACTAAACAGGAGCAGGTATTTACATTGGTACCGGATAACGAAAGCGACCTTAAGACAGGAAAAATTTCTGTAAACACTCCGATTGCTAAAGGACTATTGGGTAAAGCTAAAGGTGAAACCGCTGAAATTACTTTACCTAACGGAAATAAACTTTCTTTTGAAGTATTAGACATTTCTCTATAGTCTGATACCTATCTTTTATTTCTCAACTTCCAGTATTTAATCTCTAACTTTTATAAAATGAGCACTATATTCACAAAAATCATCAATGGCGAAATTCCCTCTTATAAAATTGCAGAGGATGAAAACTTTATTGCATTCCTCGACGCAATGCCTTTGGTGAAAGGACATACTCTGGTAGTTCCGAAAAAAGAAGTGGATTTGATTTTTGATCTTGAAAGTGAAGAATACAAAAACCTTTGGGGATTTGCCCAAGAGGTAGCCAAGAAGATCAAAACTGCAATTCCATGTGTAAGAGTAGGAGTAGCGGTTGTAGGACTTGAAGTTCCCCATGCTCACATTCATCTTATTCCTTTAAATAAGATGGAAGACATGAACTTCAGAAATGAAAGACTAAAATTAACGAACGAAGAATATACAGAGATTCAAAACTCAATTATTAATTCTTAAAACACAGAAAATCGTAAAAAAGTAATTTTTTACGATTTTCTTTAACATATACATATATTATATAAATATGAATCCAAACCAATGTTCTTTCTGCGGAAGAAAAAGAAATGAAGTACAGATGTTGATTTCTGGGCAGAACGGTTTTATTTGTGAAAATTGTATAGAGCAGGCGCATGTTATTGTGAAAGACAGTGCTTCAAAATCAGGACATTCACCAGCAGACAATATGGACGATCTTAAAAAACCAAAAGAGATCAAAGTGTTTCTTGATCAGTATGTCATCGGACAGGATCAGGCAAAAAAACAACTTTCCATTGCGGTGTACAATCATTATAAAAGATTGCTTCATGCTCAGGACGAAAACAGAGAAGTAGAGCTTGAAAAATCCAATATCATCATGATAGGGGAGACCGGAACAGGAAAAACGCTATTAGCTAAAACCATTGCACGAGAACTTAACGTTCCTTTCTGCATTGTGGATGCTACTATTTTAACAGAAGCGGGATATGTAGGAGAAGATGTGGAAAGTATCCTTTCAAGGTTATTGATGGTGGCAGACTATGATGTGGAAAAAGCGGAAAAAGGAATTGTCTTTATTGATGAAATTGATAAGATTGCAAGAAAATCAGATAATCCAAGTATTACAAGAGATGTATCCGGAGAAGGAGTACAGCAGGGATTACTGAAACTACTGGAAGGAAGCATTGTAAATGTACCACCACAGGGAGGAAGAAAGCATCCTGATCAAAAGTACATTCAGGTGAATACTCAGAATATTCTGTTTATTGCCGGTGGAGCCTTTGACGGAATTAAGGAAATCATCGAAAGAAGGATGAATAAGCAGGCTATTGGTTTCAGTTCCGAAAAAATCAATAAGACTGATGAAGAGGAGTATGTATTAACAAATATTAATGCCATAGATTTACGATCTTTTGGATTAATTCCCGAGCTTCTAGGAAGGTTTCCCATTATTACTTACCTCGATAAACTTACAAAAGAGACGCTGGTAAGAATTATGAAAGAACCTAAAAATTCAATTGTAAATCAATTTGTGGAACTTTTCAAAATGGATGGCACAGATTTGGTAATTACAGACGGTGCAATCGAAAAAATTGTTGAGGAAACTATTGAAAAAGGGTTAGGAGCAAGAGGTCTGAGAGGTACCACAGAAAAGGTTCTTGAAGACTATATGTTTTCAATCGGAGAGGAAAAAGAGATTGTATTAACGGAAGATAATATTTTGATTAATAGATAAAAAGTTTTTTTTTTAAAGAAAAAAATAATACCTTTGCGGGTGAAGATTGTATTAACACACAAATAATTTATACAATGAGAAAAAGTTTATTTGCTATAGGTCTTTTAGCAATTAGTTACTCTGTTCAGGCGCAGATACTATGTCATGTTGACACTAATGCTAATATGTATGTGAGCGAAGGCACCCTAGTGTATAGTGGTGGAGGTGTACAGACTAAAGGCTCAGGTCTTTTGGAAGTACACGGAAACGTTATGATAGAAGGTGCGGGCGGAGACGCTTTTAGGACATTAGATGCTGCTGGTACGGGTGCAAAAACCGATGGTGGAAATATTGTTCTAAAAATGAATACCCCTGCAACCTATGCTACATCTACGTACGGACAATTGTACATCAACGGATTATCCCAGTCCAATGTTACAGGTATTGTAAGTAAAGAGTATAGAACAGGAAAGCATGGTAACGGTAATTTCTACCAACAGATTGCTTTACCTTTTAATAACAAAGTATTAAACACTCTATCTCCGGAACTTAACAAAACTTTTACTGACGCCAGATATTCTAAAAATGAAATCCTATCTTGGGATAACGCTGCAGTCGTAAGTAAGACATTAACTACAGCTTCTGCTACTCAGGTCCCTTATGGATATTATATGCTCGGATCAAATAATAACAATTTAGATCTTAGTACTCCTCCAGGAGGAGCTAATGCTGTGTATACAGTAAATGGGCAGCCATTCTCAAACTTAACAACCATTAATTTACAGAATGCTGGTAATGGTATTAATTTCGGTCCAAACGGTACCGCGGTTAACATGTATAATGAATACTATAAGTCTTACCTTTATGATCAGTTTGAAGAAACTGCAACTCCTTGGTCTGGTACTTATGGTAAAAACATTTATCAATTTGGTAACCCTTTCTTAACGAATCTGGACTTATCCGCTATCGGATATGTTGAGACTACTCCGAATGGCATTACTGATGGTAATGCGATCAATAACATCTGGGCAGTTCAATATTATCCAGGAGAAGTAACGTATGTAAACAACGTAGGAAGTTCTGCTACAGATCCTCTTATTATGACATTCGATCAAACTACTCATGTTCCCATAGGAGACGTTAATAATCTTATGGTGAAACCAATGGGGACTTTCGTTATGAAGTTAAGGGATAACTCTCCTCAGACTTTCAACTTTAATACACTTAGAAGATTTAGCAATACGGCAAGACCTGCTAATACGGATTATAGTGTAAACGGTAAGAAAGCATTCAGTAAAGGTGCTGGCGGAACTATAAAGCAATTAGGAGTAATTGGTTTAGATGCTAACGGTAAAGAAGTAGGAAGAACCTATTATGTGGTTTCAGGACACGCTACTACAGGTCACCAGACTTCTACAGCAGCTACTGTACAGGCAGCTTCAGGGGATAACCTGATCGTTACCTATGAAGAGAAACCAAGTGGAGGTATAGATCCTAACTATCAATCAAACTATTCATTATATATCAATGAAGCTAACGAAAAAGATTTCTTAGGAAAAAATATTACTCTGAATAGTTTTGATTACAATGAGCCAGGGCAGACTCAGAAAATAGTTTCTTATAAATTCGAAGTTAGAGAAAATGCTGAAAAAATTCCAACCGGAGTTCATCAGTTATCTTCAGGAACAGGATTCTATTATAAATCGGCTAACGGTAATGTAGAAGAAGTGAAACAGGACGCAGTCATTCCTGTAAGTTCAAAGACTTACAGTCTGTATTATGGAGCTCCTGATAGAGGTTCGTTAACAACTAAAGAAGACACCTCATCACTTTCAAGAACAATGGTTGTGTATAACCCGGCGGTTAGCAACTATATTGTAAGATTTGACAAAAATTGGAAAAAAGCAGATATTGAAGTTTATGATATGAGTGGTAAACTTATCATCTCTAAAAAGGCTGTAGATACAGCTAAGGATTTTGTAATCGAACTGGATGGTTCTGTGAAGAGTTCTTATGTTGTAAAAGTAGTTTCTGATAAAGGAGTAATAGTTAACACCAAAATCTTAAAATAAATAATATGAAAGCTATAAATAAACTAGTATCCGCTCTTTTGCTTTTTGTAGTGTCTTTTGCTTACGCTGAAGAGATACCACCAGCTCCTACTTCTACAGCTAGGGGAGGAATTGGAGGTGTTGGTCCAGGGGCACCTGCTTCACCAATTGATATGTATGTCTATTTACTTGCTGCGGTAGCCATTGTATTCATTGCATTCTACACAAAGAAGTATAAAAGTATAAAAGCATAAAATTTTATTAAAATAATAGGAAACTCTCTGATTACTCAGAGAGTTTTTTTATTTTTACTCAATGAAAAAGATTTATACATTATCTGCGGTTTTAGCTGCACTTGCACTGCAGGCTCAGTTTACAGTTACAGTTCAGACACCGGCAGATTTTAAAGATCAGGATGCCATTCTATATACACTAAACGGCTCAAAAGATATTATTGTTACCAAAGAAAAGAGTAAGAATAATACATGGACATTTAAATATCCAAATAACTATATGGGGATGATGAAGATTTACTTCCCCACAACCAATAACACAGTAAGTTTTATTTCTGAAAATAAGAATGTAAATATCAAACTTGATATTCAGAATAATAAGGTGAAGGATGTTGCTTATCTGGATGAAGCTAATGAGCTAATGAGCAAGCAACAGGAAGGTTCTCAAAAGAAAGAACTTATTCTTCCGGCTTTAACTCAGATTAAAGAATACTATAAAGATAATACGGATTTTGGAAAAGCTCTGAAAACAGAGATTGATAGGCTTTCCGGTACATCTTCTTCCATTGACGCTGCTAAGCATCCATTTATAACTTATTACAATACCAATTATAGCAAGTTTCTGGGAAATGCTGCGGATGGTAGTAAAAAGGTTGATCAGGAGGAAATCATTAACTTCCTGGATAAGTCTAATGATATGCTTGAAAGTTCATCGTTATTGAGACCCGTATTAGTGTCTTATCTGAACTCTGGGGGGAATACGAATGTTGCAGGCTCAGTAGATAAA from Chryseobacterium indologenes encodes the following:
- a CDS encoding Coq4 family protein, with the translated sequence MKKIRVQFLLFVYNKTQKLYRKYFKKKKRQWQFNEKQLLEFKEDSLGRKLGEFYHQHGFSMIPKMENHDVHHLITGCGTNFEDEIAMQYLLLGNGKLNAHLLAAIILGTLILPEYMKIYLKAYRKGQNMRAFYEWDFEELLWQNFEHLKDFIQQKNTVVLH
- a CDS encoding serine hydrolase domain-containing protein, which gives rise to MKTKIIPRTIFFSSNRTLKFLFLFFFSTGFCLGQSRDELLKTKLDSAFSNIFNANGPGGSILIQQGGKTLYENSFGLADLKTKEKFTTKTVSNLGSISKTFVSYGILILQKRNKLSVNDNLLKFFPDFKVKKIANAVKLHHLLTHTSGLPDLRHVEKDSIYYLTAKDEENFSPLKQTDSLEFEPGSKFNYSNPAYNGLALVIEKASYMKWQHFIAENIFKPSGMNSSTITDGNFPDKNVAHGYILRDKVYQEYDYGEYPTFAAAGNGGVWSSVEDLKKYISAIQECKFTSCAIIKESETVYHPINWSSEKAADHTGTWFVHNGFYSGIKTEEHVKVIEHAGDQGGFKSHLLMIPEKNISIIWLTNNNQFITGHIRRILLQLKYID
- the greA gene encoding transcription elongation factor GreA codes for the protein MASYVTKEGLEKMKAELEQLETVERPKITQQIAEARDKGDLSENAEYDAAKEAQGMLEMRISKLKDVISTSKIIDESQLDTSKVSILTTVKLKNNATKQEQVFTLVPDNESDLKTGKISVNTPIAKGLLGKAKGETAEITLPNGNKLSFEVLDISL
- a CDS encoding DUF4153 domain-containing protein, with amino-acid sequence MKTHHYIFLTTALFVILFYDQGMGLNLGILGILYAILNFFKTPEKNKTRTVYLLTGTSILSGIAFAWYGDFPSFLAIASSLLLLAYKSRNRKMKILFLIPVFITNCCTSICRIFMLDKWLPQRNVPGMWQKIMAFVLIPLVLLSVFFGIYAAGSDHFAALFTDYELDINLWQVFCLSVLGFFIAFNYWNFAVEKMIYKNHHFLDNDFQKNAQKPKATYSFLDLEAERMSGIVSFFCLNILLIFFIVTYNYEQFYEVSKTPVQLSEETHERVNAVIMSIVMAILVIMFYFKSGFNFDPKAKWLKILAKVWIVLNAVLILSAAAKNYEYIINYAFTYKRLGVFAFLFLSLVGLSLTFIKIQRQKRNIFLFNTMAWYFYGTILICSYINWGGFITSQNITRKNFDLNYHWASVNFNYESLIKYADEKNNQKLKKDVLNTIKTEKSKSFLSKIIYYQTIK
- the dtd gene encoding D-aminoacyl-tRNA deacylase produces the protein MKIVIQRVSEASVKVEGKIVGEIGKGLMLLVGIEENDEKADADWLVQKILNLRIFSDDDDKLNLSVKDISGEILCISQFTLIADYKKGNRPSFIKAAKPDKAVPLFDYFKEEIAKSRLKTESGIFGADMKVSLINDGPVTIVMDSITKN
- a CDS encoding S8/S53 family peptidase, which encodes MKTKINPLTLLVFCFFLSFGQTPSERSAPQNDLIYVCFSKSVTSEKDALSKNPELERFVRENGISFTYDLGFSDEKINEMMASSRQNGNSGESVQKLKRIFRANVPVQNGDAFQRLTQMLEKFPEIEYVSVMSSTPVEPPLVNMFIATPDLESVQTYLNDNPGINAKYAWSRGITGQNIRIRDVEYGFYKTHEMLSNQNSIQLEPGYLPNSGLANNNYRDHGTAVVSILGSVKDNIGLTGAVYNAAEIKGYMEWTTVGYNRASAVSRSINASQSGDIILYEMQTGGKDGQYCPAEYDSVIWDLTKAATDSGIIIIAAAGNGNQDLDDPFYATYRARGNSGAIIVGAGTPNTTHSKQSFSTYGSRVDVQGWGSSVLAAGYGSYAKYDNDNNRTYNYFSGTSSATPTVASAAVLIQSFYRQTTGQNLSPAAMRNLLVSTGIPQGGTDINKKIGPLPNVRNAILQLEGKSVSTAKALPALEVKIYPNPSSSYIAIQSNDDKKLYIEIVNMYGRSVIKSTVSSGEKINISDLSVGQYIININEGSRRVVEKFTKL
- a CDS encoding HIT family protein, which gives rise to MSTIFTKIINGEIPSYKIAEDENFIAFLDAMPLVKGHTLVVPKKEVDLIFDLESEEYKNLWGFAQEVAKKIKTAIPCVRVGVAVVGLEVPHAHIHLIPLNKMEDMNFRNERLKLTNEEYTEIQNSIINS